DNA from Krasilnikovia cinnamomea:
GGCGGGACTGGTGCATGTGGCGGCCCACGGCCACCTGCGTTCGGACAATCCGCTGTTCTCGGCGCTGCGGCTGGCCGACGGCCCGTACACGGTGTACGACCTGGAGCTGCTGCCGAGCCCGCCACATCAGGTGGTGCTGGCGGCCTGCGACACCGGGCGCTCGCACGTGGTCGCCGGTGAGGAGGTGCTGGGGCTGACCGCCGCGCTGCTCAGCCAGGGCACCACCACGCTGGTGGCGCCGGTGGTACCGGTGCCCGACGGCGAGACGGCGCCGCTGATGCGGGCGTATCACGCGCAACTGCTGGCGGGCCGGACGCCCGCCGAGGCCCTCGCGTCCGCCCAGGAACGGACTCGGGCGCAGGGCATTCTGCCGCTGGCCGCGGCGGCCGGATTCGTCTGCCTCGGCGCCGGACTGGCCTGAGTGCCGCTGCCGGGCTGGCCTGAGTGCCGCTAGAAGCGCATCCAGCCGGTGACCAGGCGCGTGGCGTCGGCCTCCCAGCGCAGTCTGATCGGCTCGGCGGGCAGCTCGTCGAGGCTGAAGCAGCCGAGCTCGTCCACGTCCACGCTGGCCATGTGCCCGTTGGCGCCCTCGACGCTGAGCTTGCCGGGCTGCGGCGGCATCACCTGACCGACCACGACGTCGCCGCTGCGTTCCACCTGGACGGAGACCGACCGGCCCTCGAACAGCACGGTCCGGTAGTTCTCCACGTCCGGGCCGCGGACCGCCGCGAGCTCGGGCTCCAGCACGGAGTCGAAGACGAGGCTGGCCAGCTCCAGCTCCTCGTCGATGGTGCGCCACGCGAACGCCGCCTCACCGGCCCGTTGGAGCGCCGGGGTGAGGGGTTGCGCCGTCCGCAGCGCCGCCGCGAGATCCTGCAGCAGCAGCTCGTCATCGTTCCAGGCTTGCGACGCCACGTCGACCACCTTCCTTGTCGTGCGACCCTGAGTCGCGGTACCGCGCGATGGAGGAGCTCTCCCGCAGCCGTTGCAGTGCCCGGGCACGGGTGGGACCGATACTTCCGACCGCGATGCCCAGCCGCTGGCTGATCTCCGCGTACGGGACCGGCGGGTCGGCGACCAGCAGCAGCATCAGTTCCCGCTGGTGTTCGGGCAACTCGGCGAACGCCGCCAGCAGGGCGCGATGGCGTTCCGATTCCAGGAGCCGTTCGTCCGGCTGGGCCGTGTCGGTGGCCTCGACGGCCCCGCGTTCGTCGGTGGGGTCGAAGGGGCGCATGCGTTTGCTGTTGCGGATCAGCCGCAGGCACTCGTTGCGGGTGGTGGTGATGATCCACATTGGCAGGGCCTGCGGTTCCCGCAGTTTGCCGAGGTTCTCCACCAGGCGCAGCCACACCGTCTGGCCCACGTCCTCGGCGTCGCTGCCGCGCAGCCGGTGATCGCGGATCACGGATGCCACCAGCGGGGTGTACCGGGACACCAGGGACGCCCAGGCGGTGGAGTCGCCGCTCCCCGCGGCCGCCACCAGGGCGCCGATGGGATTCGCGTCGTCCATGCCCTTACCTCCTCGTTGACGAGGGCGGTCGACAAGGCTTCACATCCTATTGTCCCGTATGCCGGTTGCATGGCTTTCCTCCCGGGTCAGCGGGTCAGCGGGTCGGCGCCGGGGCGCAGTCGGGCCGGCAGGCGCGCTGGCCCAGGGCGTCCAGGAAGACCTCGCGGACATCGCGAGGATCGCGGGCCACGTACGAGGCACCGCCGGTCGCCGCGCTGATCCTCGCGAGCGCCCGGACGTCGCTGTCCGGGCCCAACGCCACCGTGATCACGGGTACGGGCCGACCGGTGGCCTGCCCGGCCCGCAACGCCGCCAGCAGCGCGGCGCGGCTCAGTCCGTGCCGGTCGTCGTTCGCCCCGTCGGTGATCAGGATGACCGCGTTGACCTTGCGCGGGTTCCAGCCCTGCCGCACGGCGCCCACCGCCGCGAGCGTGGTGTCGTACAGCCCGGTGTTC
Protein-coding regions in this window:
- a CDS encoding RNA polymerase sigma factor; translation: MDDANPIGALVAAAGSGDSTAWASLVSRYTPLVASVIRDHRLRGSDAEDVGQTVWLRLVENLGKLREPQALPMWIITTTRNECLRLIRNSKRMRPFDPTDERGAVEATDTAQPDERLLESERHRALLAAFAELPEHQRELMLLLVADPPVPYAEISQRLGIAVGSIGPTRARALQRLRESSSIARYRDSGSHDKEGGRRGVASLER